The Pseudomonas saponiphila DNA window CATGCAGGCCGATGCAGTGATCCTGGACGCTCACCGGCATGTTCGGCGTGGAGAACAGGGTGCTGCGCTCCTCCTCGTCGATCAGCAGGTCGAGGTCCGCGGCGTCGATTTCGCAGTCCCCCGGCATGTAAGGCAGGTCGCTGTGGACCTGGCCGAGGATCAGGATGGTTTCCCCCGCCGCACGGCGCTTGGCAATCATCGGCAGCAGGTCGAGGGTGATGTCCGGGTTGCAGCTCAGGCTCAAGCGTTCGGGGTGCTGCGGATCACGGGCCAGCAGTTGCGCCACCAGGTTCAGGCCGGCGGCATTGATGTCGCGGGCGGCGTGGCTGTAGTTGCTGCTGACGTAATCTTGCTGCGCCGGGTCGCTGTGCAAAAGGCTGCCGGGCTGCATGAAGAACTGCTGGACCCGAACGTTCGCCGGCAGGCTGGCGCGACGCAGGTCGGCGAGAAAGTCCAGTTCCGGGTAGTCGCCGAACACCCGATCGACAAAAGGCTCGAGAAAGCGCTTCTGCAAACCATCGCCCAGGGATGGCCGACCCAGGCTCAGGGCGGTGTAGATCGTCAGTTGGCGTTCCGGCAACCGGGCAATGCGCCGGTACAGGGCGTTGACGAAGCGATTGGGTTTGCCCAGCCCCAGGGGCATGCCCAGGTGAATGTGCGGCGGCAAACGGGCAAGCACTTCATCCACCGCATGCTCGATAGAACAGGATTGCAGCATCTGACCCTCCAGGGACTGTCCATGTGTTGAGGTTGGACCGAGCTTGCCGGGAGTTTGCTGCATTGAACAGTGCGTCGAGCGAATTGCGCCCACAAAAAAGCCGCTCGTAAGCGGCTTTTTCGATGAAGATGGCGGCTTATTTCAGACCGGACATCTTCTGGATTGCACCTTTGAGCTCGTCATCGGAGCAATCGGCGCAGGTGCCTTTAGGCGGCATGGCGTTGATCCCGGTGATGGCCTTGGCCAGGATGCCGTCGAGGCCGCCCTGGTGATCGGCGCGCTCTTTCCAGGCCGCGGTGTCACCGATTTTCGGTGCGCCCAACAGGCCAGTGCCGTGGCAGGCGTTGCAGTGCTTGGCAATCACGTCATCCGGGGACTTCGCGCCACCACCACCGCCCGCAGAGGCGGCCACTTCCATACCCTTGCATTCCTGCCCCTGGACGCAGACCTGGCCGACAGGCTCAAGACGCTTGGCAATGTCGTCATTAGTCGCAGCTTGAGCGCTGACTGCCCAAAGGGCCAATACGGTTGCTGGTGCGGCCAGCATTTTCATAATTAGGTTCACGCGTACACCCTCAATGGTGGCTAGTCACGCCTGCGGCCACGGTTTCGCAGGCGGGCGAAAGTATAACGGTTAGCCCGCCACACTGAAACAACCCCAAAGTCGAAGGGGTCTTATTCGCGGCAAAATGTCGCTGGGGCTTTACGGCAAGCCTTGCAGGACGCCCCTTGAGCTAGAAGTTCGCCGGAGTGGCTGCGCTGATTAGTCGCGCCGGAACATCGAACGGATTACGGAAACGATGTGGCTTCGTACTCTCAAAGTAGTAGCTGTCACCGGCTTCGAGGACAAAAGTTTCCAGCCCTACCACCAGCTCCAGGCGGCCTTCGAGAAGAATGCCGGTTTCCTCGCCATCGTGGGTGAGCATCTCTTCGCCGGTGTCGGCACCCGGCGGATAGATTTCATTGAGGAAGGCGATGGCGCGGCTCGGATGAGCCCGACCCACCAGCTTCATGGTGACCGCGCCATCGGAGATGTCGATCAGTTCATGAGCCTTGTAGACGATCTGAGAAGGCGTTTCCTGGAGGATTTCCTCGGAAAAGAATTCGACCATGGACATGGGAATGCCACCCAGCACCTTTCGCAGCGAGCTGATCGAAGGACTGACGCTGTTCTTTTCGATCATTGAAATGGTGCTGTTGGTGACGCCCGCACGCTTGGCGAGCTCACGCTGGGAAAGACCTTTCAGTTTACGGATGGATTGCAGTCGTTCACCGACGTCCAATGCGGCAGCCTCCTAGGCGGGAATCAGGCGTTGTTGTAATTGAGCGTTATCATGGCGACAGCGTTCAGTATTTACAACACTTGCTCCCGATTCCCCTAAAGGCAGGCGACTTTCGGTACAGGCCGCGTAATCTCAGCCTTCGCAGTACACCAGGGGCACCCGGCGCAGGTTGCAGAACAGCTGATAAGGAATGGTTTCGGCAGCCAGCGCGACCTCGCTGGCAAGGATGTTCTTGCCCCACAATTCCACCCTGGAACCCAGCCCGGCCTGCGGCACATCCGTCAGGTCGACACACAGCATGTCCATGGAGACGCGGCCCAGCAGGCGGCTGCGTTGGCCCTCCACCAGCACCGGCGTGCCGGTCGGCGCATGCCGCGGATAGCCGTCGGCGTAGCCCATGGCGACCACGCCGATGCGCATCGGCTTGTCGGTGACGAACTTGGCGCCGTAGCCCACCGGCTCGCCGGCGGGCAGCTCACGCACGCAGATCACCTTGGATTCCAGGGTCATGACCGGCTGCAGCCGCTCGGCCACGGAGTTGTTTTCTTCGAACGGCGTGGCGCCATAAAGCATGATGCCGGGACGCACCCAGTCACTGGGCACGCTCGGCCAGCCCATGACCGCCGGCGAGTTGCGCAAGCTGATTTCAGCCCCCAGCCCCTGACGAGCCGCTTCGAATACCACGACCTGCTCGCTGCTGCGCGGGCAGTCCAGCTCGTCAGCGCGGGCAAAGTGGCTCATCAGCACGATCTTCTCGACCTTGCCGCTGGCCTGCAGGCGCTGGTAGGCGCCCTGATAGTCCTTGGGATGCAGACCGACCCGGTGCATGCCCGAATCCAGCTTGAGCCAGACCGTCAGCGGCTTGGCCACGGCGGTCTGCTCGATCGCTTCCAGCTGCCACAGGGAATGCACCACGCACCACAAATCATGCTCGACGATCAGCGCCAACTCGGAGGCTTCGAAGAAACCTTCCAGCAGCAGGATCGGCGCACCAATACCGGCGGCGCGCAGTTCCAGGGCCTCTTCGATGCAGGCCACGGCAAAGCCGTCGGCCTCGCCCTCCAGTGCCTGGGCGCAACGCACGGCGCCATGACCGTAGGCATCGGCCTTGATCACCGCCAGGGCGCGGACACCCGAGACTTCACGGGCCAGTTGGTAGTTGTGACGCAGGGCTTGGAGATCGATCAGGGCACGGGCAGGACGCATGGCGGCAGACTTCTAGGCGGTCATGGGGGAATAAAAAACCGGTGCTGGATGACGGTGAACGCCACCGGCACCGGGAGAGGGATCTTGTCGTTTAAGGCAGAGCGGCGACGACCGACAGCTCAACCAGGATTTCCGGCTCGCAGAGCTTGGCTTCGACGGTGGCCCGGGCCGGTGCCACGCCTTTTGGCAGCCACTGGTCCCAGACACTGTTCATGCCGGCGAAGTGGGCATCGATGTCCTTCAGGTAGATGGTCACCGACAGCAGCTTGCTCTTGTCGGTGCCCGCCAGATCCAGCAGACGCTCGATGTTGGCCAGGGTTTCCCGGGTTTGCTGTTCGATCCCGGCACTCATGTCATCGCCGACCTGCCCGGACAGATACACCGTACCGCTGTGAACGACGATCTGACTCATGCGCTCATTGGTGAGCTGGCGCTGGATTGACATGTTTAGCTGACTCCTGAGGGTTGCCATAACGGGAAATATCGAGGCCTTCGGCGCTGATCTGCGGCTTTTTCTTGGCCATCAGATCCGCCAGCAGACGACCGGAACCGCAAGCCATGGTCCAGCCAAGGGTGCCGTGACCGGTGTTGAGGAACAGGTTCTTGAACGACGTCGCGCCAACAATCGGCGTGCCGTCCGGCGTGGTCGGACGCAGGCCGGTCCAGAAACTGGCCTCGGCCAGATTGCCGCCCCGAGGATAGAGATCGTTGACGATCATCTCCAGCGTTTCACGCCGGCGCGGGTTCAGCGACAGGTCAAAACCGGCGATCTCAGCCATACCGCCAACACGGATGCGGTTGTCGAAACGGGTGATCGCGACCTTGTAGGTCTCGTCGAGGATGGTCGAAGTCGGGGCCATGGCCGGATTGGTGATCGGCACGGTCAGGGAGTACCCCTTGAGCGGGTACACCGGAGCCTTGATGCCCAGCGGCTTGAGCAGTTGCGGCGAGTAGCTGCCCAGGGCCAGCACGTAGCGATCGGCGGTTTCCAGCTTGCCGTCGATCCACACGCCGTTGATCCGGTCACCGGCGAAGTCGAGGCGCTGGATGTCCTGGCCAAAACGGAATTCCACACCCAGCTTGGCGGCCATTTCCGCCAGGCGCGTGGTGAAGATCTGGCAGTCGCCGGTCTGGTCGTTGGGCAGGCGCAGAGCGCCGGCGAGGATGTCGGTGACGCTGGCCAGGGCCGGTTCGACCCGGGCAATGCCGTCACGATCCAGTAACTCGAATGGCACGCCGGACTCCTTGAGCACGGCGATGTCCTTGGCTGCGCCATCCAGTTGCGCCTGGGTACGGAACAGCTGGGTGGTGCCCAGGCTGCGGCCTTCGTAGGCGATGCCGGTTTCCGCCCGCAGTTCGTCGAGGCAATCGCGGCTGTACTCGGACAGACGCACCATGCGCTCCTTGTTCACGGCATAGCGGCTGGCAGTGCAGTTGCGCAGCATCTGCGCCATCCACAGGTATTGATCGATATCGGCGGTGGCCTTGATCGCCAGCGGCGCGTGGCGTTGCAACAGCCACTTGATGGCCTTGAGCGGCACGCCTGGAGCAGCCCAGGGTGAGGCATAGCCAGGCGATACCTGACCGGCGTTGGCGAAACTGGTTTCCATGGCTGCAGCCGGCTGGCGGTCCACCACTGTCACTTCAAACCCGGCCCGGGCCAGGTAATAGGCACTGGTAGTTCCGATAACGCCACTGCCCAAGACCAGAACGCGCATTTTCATTTCCCTCATCGCGGCATGACCGCTGACGTTTGTTATTCAGAGCAAAGATGGGCGCAGTGTAAGAAACATTGAGCAGTGATTTTCACTATATAACCGCCTATATTTGGCGAGAATTCTCGGCAATATCGCTTTTCACGGAGGGGCATCCCCTATGCGCACCAATCATCAGACTCGTCGTGCCCTGGACAAGATAGATCGCAATATCCTGCGGATTCTCCAGGCCGATGGACGCATCTCCTTCACCGAGCTGGGAGAGCGGGTCGGACTGTCCACCACCCCCTGCACCGAGCGCGTGCGCCGCCTGGAACGCGAGGGAATCATCATGGGCTACAACGCCCGGCTCAATCCGCAGCACCTCAAGGGCAGCCTGCTGGTGTTTGTCGAGATCAGCCTGGACTACAAGTCCGGCGATACCTTCGAGGAATTTCGCCGAGCGGTGCTGAAGCTGCCCCACGTGCTGGAGTGCCATCTGGTGTCCGGCGACTTCGACTACCTGGTCAAGGCGCGAATCTCGGAGATGGCGTCCTATCGCAAGCTGCTGGGGGACATCCTGCTCAAGCTGCCCCACGTGCGGGAATCCAAGAGCTACATCGTCATGGAAGAAGTGAAGGAAAGCCTGAGCCTGCCGATTCCGGATTGAGTCGAGGCGGAGCCAGGCGCTGCGGCGCTTTCGCCGGCAAGCCGGCTCCTACGGAGTGCGGGTGGCTAGACCAGGACCTGGCGATTGCTGGCCATGTAGGCGTGGATCTGCTTCTCGACCCGAGGGTGGATCATCTCCACCGGGCGCCGACCGTTGGGGCACGGCAGGCTCGGCGTCGTACCGAACAGACGGCAGATCAGCGGACGCTCGTCATACACCGTGCAGCCATCGGGCCCCAGATGCACACAGTTGAGCTCGTCCATGGCAGCCTCCTGCTCGGCGGCGGTCTTGCGCGGCAGGCGGGACATTTCCTCCGGCGAGGTGGTCACCGGGCCGCAGCAGTCGTGGCAACCGGGAACGCACTCGAAAGAGGGAATCTGCTGACGCAGGCTGCGGACGATTTGACGGTTACAGCTCATGAAAAAGGCTACCGGGACAGGAACAGCCGTGGATTCTGCCTCAAATGCCCCGCAGCAGACAGGGCCGGGCGTCCCGCGGTTGCCGCGACGGAAAGCCCCGGCTTATGCTCGGTGAATTTTTCCAGACGCCACAATCAGGACCCTTTCCATGCCCGCCAGCCCTCAGCACGCCGCCTCCTACTACGCCGCCAGCAGCCTGCCGCAGCCCGACTATCCGGCCCTGGCGGGCGAGCTGACGGCGGACGTATGCGTGGTCGGCGGCGGGTTCTCCGGGCTCAATACCGCACTGGAACTGGCCGAGCGCGGGTTCAGCGTGGTCCTGCTGGAAGCCCGCAAGATTGGCTGGGGCGCCAGCGGACGCAACGGCGGGCAACTGATTCGCGGGGTCGGCCACGGCCTTGAGCAGTTCACCAAGGTGATCGGCAGCGATGGCGTGCGCCAGATGAAGCTCATGGGCCTGGAAGCCGTGGACATCGTCCGCCAGCGCATCGAGCGCCTGCAGATCCCCTGCGACCTGACCTGGGGCTACTGCGACCTGGCCAACAAGCCGGCGGACCTTGAAGGCTTCGCCGCAGATGCCGAGGAGCTGCGCAGCCTGGGCTATCGCCATGAAACCCGCCTGTTGCAGGCCGATGAGATGCACAGCGTGGTGGGCTCCAAGCGCTACGTTGGCGGCCTGATCGACATGGGCTCGGGCCATCTGCACCCGCTCAACCTGGCCCTGGGCGAAGCCCGGGCGGCGCAACAGATGGGTGTGCGACTGTTCGAGCATTCGGCCGTCACCCGTATCGACTACGGCCCCGAGGTCAAGGTGCACAGCGCCCGGGGCACGGTCCGCGCCAAGACCCTGGTCCTGGGCTGCAACGCCTACCTCAACGACCTCAACCCGGAGCTGGGGGGCAAGGTCCTGCCCGCCGGCAGCTACATCATCGCCACCGAGCCCTTGAGCCCGGCCCTGGCCCGGGAACTGCTGCCACAGAACATGGCGGTCTGCGACCAGCGCGTGGCCCTGGACTACTACCGGCTCTCGGCCGACCGCCGACTGCTGTTCGGTGGTGCCTGCCACTACTCGGGACGCGACCCCAAGGACATTGCCGCCTACATGCGGCCCAAGATGCTGGAAGTGTTCCCGCAACTGGCCGCAGTGAAGATCGACTACCAGTGGGGCGGCATGATCGGCATCGGCGCCAACCGCCTGCCGCAGATCGGCCGCCTCAAGGACCAGCCCAATGTGTATTACGCCCAGGCCTATTCCGGCCACGGCCTGAATGCCACGCACCTGGCGGGCAAACTGCTGGGCGAGGCCATCAGCGGTCAGCACGGCGGTGGCTTCGATCTGTTCGCCCGGGTGCCGCACATCACCTTCCCCGGCGGCAAGCACCTGCGCTCGCCCCTGCTGGCCCTGGGCATGCTCTGGCATCGCCTGAAGGAGCTGGTCTGACGCCCAGCGCCAGCCAGTCGCCGTCGCTCACAGACGCCAGAAGGGCTTGAGGCCCTCGGCCCGCGCCTGCTCGGGACTGAGTCCGACATCGCGCAATTGCGTGGCGGTCAGCTCCAGCAACGCCTTGCGGGTGCGCAGCCGATGCCAGTACAGCCCCCAGGTGCTCAAGCCCGGCGGCACGCTGCGCGGCAGTGTCGCCGCCGACCATTCATGCTCCGCCTCCAGCTCCTGACCGCGTAACGACAGCCGCACATCGCTCAAGCCGTTCATTTGCATTGCTCCTGTTTGCTCAAATTGCCATGAGCAGACATGATGCGTGGCGCCACAAAACCATTACAGACTCAAAACAGCGGTATTAACTCCATACAGTTTTGCCAGAAATAGCGCTGAATCCTGTATTTTCACCCCATCTGTACTGGTTCTCAGCCACCGTCACTTCGAGCCCACGCCATGACCCTCTATGTGAACCTCGCCGAACTCCTGGGCACCCGCATCGAACAGGGCTTCTACCGCCCGGGAGATCGCCTGCCCTCGGTACGCGCCCTGAGCGTCGAGCACGGGGTCAGCCTGAGCACCGTGCAGCAGGCCTATCGCTTGCTGGAAGACAACGGACTGGCGATGCCCAAGCCCAAGTCCGGGTACTTCGTGCCCCCCAGTCGCGAGCTGCCCGCCTTGCCGGCAATCGGACGTCCGGCACAAAGGCCGGTGGAAATTTCTCAATGGGACCAGGTCCTGGAGCTGATCCGCGCCGTGCCGCGCAAGGACGTGGTGCAGTTGGGCCGCGGCATGCCGGACATCACCACGCCGACCATGAAGCCCCTGCTGCGAGCCCTGGCCCGCCTCAGCCGGCGCCAGGACATGCCCGGCCTGCACTACGACAACATCTACGGCGTGCTCGAGCTGCGCGAGCAGGTGGCGCGGCTGATGCTCGATTCCGGCTGCCAGCTGGGGGCCGGTGACCTGGTGATCACCACCGGCTGCCACGAGGCGCTGTCCACCAGCATTCGCGCCATCTGCGAGCCGGGGGACATCATCGCCGTCGACTCGCCGAGCTTTCACGGCGCCATGCAGACCCTCAAGGGCCTGGGCATGAAGGCCCTGGAAATCCCCACCGACCCGATTACCGGCATCAGCCTGGAAGCCCTGGAACTGGCCCTGGAACAGTGGCCGATCAAGGCCATACAGTTGACCCCCAACTGCAACAACCCCCTGGGCTACATCATGCCGGAGTCACGCAAGCGGGCACTGCTGACCCTGGCCCAGCGCTTCGACGTGGCAATCATCGAGGACGATGTGTACGGCGAGCTGGCCTACACCTACCCGCGCCCGCGCACCATCAAGTCCTTCGACGACGACGGCCGGGTGCTGCTATGCAGCTCCTTCTCCAAGACCCTGGCCCCGGGCCTGCGCATCGGCTGGGTCGCCCCCGGCCGCTACCTGGAGCGGGTGCTGCACATGAAATACATCAGCACCGGCTCCACGGCCCCGCAGCCGCAGGTGGCCATCGCCGAGTTTCTCAAGAGCGGTCACTTCGAGCCCCATTTGCGCAAGATGCGCACTCAGTACCAGCGCAATCGCGACCTGATGCTCGATTGGGTCAACCGCTACTTCCCCGCCGAGACCCGCGCCAGCCGCCCACAAGGCAGTTTCATGCTGTGGATCGAACTCCCCGAGGGGTTTGATGCTCTGAAGCTCAATCGGGTGCTGCTGGATCAGGGCGTGCAGATCGCCGTGGGCAGCATCTTTTCCGCCTCGGGCAAATACCGCAATTGCCTGCGGATGAACTACGCTGCCAAGCCAACCGCGCAGATCGAAGACGCGGTCCGCAAGGTCGGAGCCGCGGCCATCAAGCTGCTCAGCGAGAACCCGGGCTGATCCCGACCTGTTGCAGGAAGCCAGCCGTCCCATGCCAATCCGTGCCGTGATGCGAGATGACCTGACTTGAGCCGTTTACAGGTATTCACCTGGCTTTTGCTGCTGAGCCTCGGGCTGGGCGGCTGCGCCACCCTCGAAGTGCCCTACCAGCCCAGCCAGGCCCTGCCCGCCAGCAACTCCAGCTTTGCCCAATCGATCCGGGCCCAGGCCGCCCCCCATCAGGGGCGCTCGGGCTTTCGCCTGCTGTCCAACAGCACCGAAGCCTTCATGGCCCGCGCCGAACTGATCCGCAGCGCGCAGAGCAGCCTCGATCTGCAGTACTACATCGTCCATGACGGGGTCAGCACGCGCATGCTGGTGGACGAGCTGCTCAAGGCCGCCGACCGTGGCGTGCGCGTGCGCATCTTGCTCGACGACACCACCAGCGACGGCCTGGACCAGATCATCGCCACCCTGGCCGCCCACCCACAGATCCAGATCCGCCTGTTCAACCCGCTGCACCTGGGCCGCAGCACCGGCCTGACCCGAGCCATGGGGCGCCTGTTCAACCTGTCGCAGCAGCATCGGAGGATGCACAACAAGCTGTGGCTGGCGGACAACAGCGTGGCCATCGTCGGCGGGCGCAACCTGGGGGACGAGTATTTCGATGCCGAACCCAACCTGAACTTCACCGACATCGACATGCTCAGCGTGGGACCGGTGGCCGAGCAGCTGGGGCATAGCTTCGACCAGTACTGGAACAGCGCCCTGAGCCGGCCCATCGGCGAGTTCCTGTCCAGTACCCCTTCGGCCAAGGCCCTGGACAACACCCGCCAGCGCCTGGAGGAGTCACTGCAGGACAACCGCCGGCAAAACCAGGCGCTGTACCGGCAACTGAAGACCTACCGGACCCAGCCGCGCATGGACATCTGGCGCAAGGAGCTGATCTGGGCCTGGAACCAGGCCCTGTGGGACGCACCAACCAAGGTCCTGGCCAAGGGCGATCCAGACCCGCACCTGCTGCTGACCACCCAGCTGGCGCCGGAGCTCAAGGGGGTCAGCAAGGAACTGATCATGGTTTCGGCCTACTTCGTGCCCGGCCAGCCGGGCCTGGTGTACCTCACCGGACGCGCCGACGCCGGGGTGCACGTGAGCCTCCTGACCAACTCACTGGAAGCCACCGATGTGCCCGCGGTGCACGGCGGCTACGCGCCTTACCGCAAGGCCCTGCTGGAACATGGGGTACGGCTGTTCGAATTGCGCCGCCAGCCCGGCGACCACGGCGGCAGCGGCCCCCACCTGTTGCGCAGTACCTGGCGCGGTTCGGACTCGAGCCTGCACAGCAAGGCGATGATTTTCGACCGGCAGAAATCCTTTGTCGGCTCGTTCAACTTCGACCCGCGCTCGGTGCTGTGGAACACCGAAGTCGGGGTCCTGGTGGACAGCCCGGAACTGGCCGGGCACCTGCGCGCCCTGGCCCTGCAAGGCATGGCCCCGGCCCTGAGCTACGAAGCCAGGCTGCAGGACGGCAAGATCATCTGGGTGACCGAAGACAACCAACAGTTGCACAGCCTGAGCCGGGAACCGGGCAGTTGGTGGCGACGCATCAACGCCTGGCTGAGCACCCGCGTCGGCCTGGAGCGCATGCTCTAGATCGACCCGGGCCTGTCAGCGCTTGAGCAGCTGGTTCTGGATAAAGGCCTCCAGCCCCGGCGAGTGATAGAAGCCCATGCAGCGTTCGAAAATCGCGTTGATCGGGTAACCGGCCTCGTTCTTCATCGGCGGCCCGCCGACATGGAAGCTGCCCGTCTGCTGCTTGACGAAGTTGCTCAGGGCCCGGGGGCGCAGGCCGGAGCCTTCGCGGTCCAGTTGCACCAGATCGACGAAGTAGGAAGCGTCGTGCAGGTCGAACGCCTTGTAGAACTGCAAACGCTCGTAGTTATCGTCCAGGCACTCCTTGAGCGCCAACTGCTTGAGCCGCTCCACCGACGGGCCCTTGGGCGCAGCATCGGCGAAGCCGGCGAGCGAAAACGTCAGCACCCACAGCGCTGCACCGAACCCCTTGATTGTCTTGAGTGTCATCTGAACGCCCTGATTGAACCAGCAGCCCAGCAGCCTATACCGATTGCGGCACCGCAGCACCCAATGCCCCCTGGCGCAGCAACAGCACAATCAGCCCCAAGGCCCCGGCCACCATCAACCACAGCAAGGCATGGCCGCTGACCCACTGGCTGCCCGCCCCCGCCACCAGCGGCCCGATCAGGCAACCAATGCCCCAGAGTTGCGCCACATGCGCGTTGGCGCGCACCAGGGCGTCATCGCGATAACGCTCGCCGATCAGAATCAATGACAGGGTGAACAAGCCCCCGGCGCTGGCCCCGAACAGCACCCACAACGGCCAGATCAGCACCGTGTGGAGCAACAGCGGAATCGCCAGGCTCGACAACAGCAGTGCCACGGCGCAGCCGGTGAACAGGGAGCGCCGCGACAAGCGATCGGCCAAGGCGCCAATCGGCAGTTGCAGCACCGCATCGCCGACGACCACGGTACTGACCATCGCCAGGGCGATGTCTTCGGTGAAGCCCTGGCGCAGGCAATACACCGGTAACAGCGTCAGGATCATTGCCTCGAAGGCGGCGAACAGTGCCACGGCCCAGGCAATCGCCGGTAGCCCACGGCAAAAGCGCCCCAGGTCACCCAGGGTCACGCTGCAGGCTTCGGTCACTGGCGCGCCGCTGCGGCCGATCAACAGCAAGGGCGATACCAGCAGCAGCCCGACCCCGACCCAGAAGCCGTAGTCAGTTTCGGTGCCCAGGGCTCCCAGCAGCAAAGGCCCGGCCAATTGGCTCAAGGCGTAACAACTGCCATACAGCGCAACCAGCCGTCCACGCCACTGCTCGACCACCAGCTGGTTGATCCAGCTTTCACCGAGGATGAAGACGATGGTCAGAACCGTGCCCAGGCCCAGGCGCAGCACCAGCCACAGCGGGTAATTGGGCAACAGCGCCAGCAATCCAATCGATAGCGCCCCGCCCCACAGGCACAGGCGCATCAGGCCCGCGGTGCCGAAACGAGCTGCCAGGCGGCTGGCGAGCTTGGCCCCAAGCAACACGCCAAAAGCCGGCATCGACGCCATGACACCAATGGCAAAGGGCCCATAACCCCAGCCTTCCAGGCGAAACGACACCAGCGGCATGCTGACACCCAGGGCCAGGCCAACACTCAGGACAGCGGCCAAAACGGCGAAATAGGTCGCCCAACGCATTTCCACGCTCCTGTGGATCATTGTTCTGCAAGGCACA harbors:
- a CDS encoding phospholipase D family protein produces the protein MSRLQVFTWLLLLSLGLGGCATLEVPYQPSQALPASNSSFAQSIRAQAAPHQGRSGFRLLSNSTEAFMARAELIRSAQSSLDLQYYIVHDGVSTRMLVDELLKAADRGVRVRILLDDTTSDGLDQIIATLAAHPQIQIRLFNPLHLGRSTGLTRAMGRLFNLSQQHRRMHNKLWLADNSVAIVGGRNLGDEYFDAEPNLNFTDIDMLSVGPVAEQLGHSFDQYWNSALSRPIGEFLSSTPSAKALDNTRQRLEESLQDNRRQNQALYRQLKTYRTQPRMDIWRKELIWAWNQALWDAPTKVLAKGDPDPHLLLTTQLAPELKGVSKELIMVSAYFVPGQPGLVYLTGRADAGVHVSLLTNSLEATDVPAVHGGYAPYRKALLEHGVRLFELRRQPGDHGGSGPHLLRSTWRGSDSSLHSKAMIFDRQKSFVGSFNFDPRSVLWNTEVGVLVDSPELAGHLRALALQGMAPALSYEARLQDGKIIWVTEDNQQLHSLSREPGSWWRRINAWLSTRVGLERML
- a CDS encoding MFS transporter produces the protein MRWATYFAVLAAVLSVGLALGVSMPLVSFRLEGWGYGPFAIGVMASMPAFGVLLGAKLASRLAARFGTAGLMRLCLWGGALSIGLLALLPNYPLWLVLRLGLGTVLTIVFILGESWINQLVVEQWRGRLVALYGSCYALSQLAGPLLLGALGTETDYGFWVGVGLLLVSPLLLIGRSGAPVTEACSVTLGDLGRFCRGLPAIAWAVALFAAFEAMILTLLPVYCLRQGFTEDIALAMVSTVVVGDAVLQLPIGALADRLSRRSLFTGCAVALLLSSLAIPLLLHTVLIWPLWVLFGASAGGLFTLSLILIGERYRDDALVRANAHVAQLWGIGCLIGPLVAGAGSQWVSGHALLWLMVAGALGLIVLLLRQGALGAAVPQSV